Proteins from one Flavobacterium sp. N2038 genomic window:
- the glpK gene encoding glycerol kinase GlpK → MQDKLILALDQGTTSSRAIVFNHKGETVSISQKPFEQIFPKPGWVEHDPNEIWSSQVSVAAEVIAKVGISGREIAAIGITNQRETTIVWDRETSEPVYNAIVWQDRRTAKYCDELKAQGHTEMIQKKTGLILDAYFSGTKVKWILDNVAGAREKAEQGKLCFGTVDTWLIWKLTRSKLFMTDVSNASRTLLFNINTLDWDDELLALLDIPRAMLPEVKQSSEIYGETSTTLFSTKIPISGVAGDQQAALFGQLCTNSGMIKNTYGTGCFMLMNTGEKPIFSTNNLLTTIAWRINGKTTYALEGSVFVGGAAVQWLRDGAKMIRRSDEIESLASSVPDNGGVYFVPALTGLGAPYWDQYARGAIVGITRGTTNAHIARATLEGIAYQVNDLLKAMEADFGYKGIELRVDGGAAANNLLMQFQSDIFGSTVTRPKILETTALGAAYLAGLAVGYWSSLDDLQEQWSIDKVFSPKMDKAEVNMLVKNWDKAVGRASNWIEE, encoded by the coding sequence ATGCAGGATAAATTAATTTTAGCACTGGATCAGGGAACGACTTCTTCCAGAGCCATTGTTTTCAATCATAAAGGAGAAACCGTTAGTATTTCTCAAAAGCCTTTCGAACAAATTTTTCCAAAACCAGGATGGGTAGAACATGATCCAAATGAAATCTGGTCTTCGCAAGTTAGTGTAGCTGCGGAGGTAATTGCAAAAGTGGGGATTTCGGGTAGAGAAATAGCCGCAATTGGTATCACTAATCAGCGAGAAACTACAATTGTTTGGGATCGCGAAACAAGTGAACCTGTTTACAACGCCATTGTTTGGCAAGATCGCAGGACAGCAAAATATTGTGACGAACTGAAAGCGCAAGGACATACCGAAATGATTCAGAAAAAAACCGGACTTATTCTGGATGCTTATTTTTCCGGAACAAAAGTAAAATGGATTTTAGATAATGTTGCCGGAGCAAGGGAAAAAGCAGAACAAGGGAAACTTTGTTTTGGAACAGTAGATACCTGGCTAATATGGAAATTAACCCGAAGTAAATTATTTATGACGGACGTTTCTAATGCCAGCAGAACTTTATTATTCAATATCAACACCTTAGATTGGGACGACGAATTATTAGCATTACTCGATATTCCGAGAGCGATGCTGCCTGAAGTAAAACAGAGCAGTGAAATTTATGGTGAAACCAGCACTACTCTATTTTCAACAAAAATTCCTATTAGCGGAGTTGCCGGCGATCAGCAGGCGGCACTTTTTGGTCAGTTATGTACCAATTCAGGAATGATAAAAAACACCTATGGAACGGGTTGTTTTATGTTAATGAATACGGGTGAAAAGCCTATTTTTTCAACTAATAACTTACTGACTACGATTGCCTGGAGAATTAACGGCAAAACTACTTATGCTTTAGAAGGCAGCGTTTTTGTGGGAGGTGCTGCCGTACAATGGCTGCGAGACGGAGCAAAAATGATTCGCAGATCAGACGAAATCGAAAGTTTAGCCAGCAGTGTACCAGATAATGGAGGTGTTTATTTTGTTCCTGCCTTAACCGGATTAGGAGCTCCTTATTGGGATCAATACGCAAGAGGCGCAATAGTAGGAATAACCCGAGGCACAACAAATGCGCATATTGCCAGAGCTACCCTGGAAGGAATCGCTTATCAGGTAAATGACTTACTTAAAGCTATGGAGGCTGATTTTGGATATAAAGGAATAGAATTAAGAGTTGACGGAGGAGCTGCAGCTAATAATTTATTAATGCAATTTCAGTCCGATATATTTGGATCTACAGTTACCAGACCAAAAATATTGGAAACAACAGCATTAGGTGCCGCTTACCTCGCAGGGCTTGCCGTAGGTTACTGGTCAAGCTTAGATGATTTACAAGAACAGTGGTCTATAGATAAAGTGTTTTCTCCAAAAATGGACAAAGCAGAAGTAAACATGCTTGTAAAAAATTGGGACAAAGCTGTTGGCCGCGCATCAAACTGGATTGAAGAATAA
- a CDS encoding glycerol-3-phosphate dehydrogenase/oxidase: protein MKRSEQLSKLKNTETWDVIIIGGGASGLGTALDAASRGYKTILLEAVDFAKGTSSRSTKLVHGGVRYLEQGNIHLVIEALKERGLLAKNAGHLVKNQSFVIPNYNWWGGLFYTIGLTVYDLLAGRLSLGRSKYISKKKTIEMLPTVEEKGLVNGVIYQDGQFDDSRLAINIAQTAVEKGACLLNYTKVVNLLKDDKNQIIGVETIDHETGDKYEIKGSAIINATGVFTNAIMKLNDTVYKKYIVPSQGIHLVFDKSFLPGDQALMIPKTSDGRVLFAVPWHNRIVVGTTDTLIRKHSLEPIALESEIEFVLETAQRFLAKKPTRADVLSVFAGLRPLAAPEEEGKSTKEVSRSHKIIVSETGLITITGGKWTTYRKIAEDIINKAIKKGKLPNKSCATEHLSIHGNKPTTTLDRMNHLYIYGSDVPEILELQKNEPELKEKLHPDHEFTMAEVVWAIRYEMARTVDDILARRVRLLFLDARAAIESSEKTARLLAKELGHDEAWVHREIANFKGISKGFLLKEFQ, encoded by the coding sequence ATGAAACGCTCAGAACAATTATCGAAATTAAAAAATACCGAAACGTGGGATGTCATTATAATTGGTGGTGGAGCAAGCGGTCTTGGAACTGCTCTGGATGCTGCAAGCAGAGGATATAAAACGATTTTACTTGAAGCTGTAGACTTTGCAAAAGGAACTTCAAGCAGAAGTACCAAATTAGTTCACGGCGGAGTTCGCTATTTAGAACAAGGAAATATACACCTGGTTATAGAAGCCTTAAAAGAAAGAGGATTACTGGCAAAAAATGCTGGTCACCTGGTTAAAAATCAATCTTTTGTAATCCCGAATTACAATTGGTGGGGCGGATTATTTTATACGATCGGATTGACGGTTTATGATTTACTGGCTGGACGTTTAAGCTTAGGACGTTCAAAATATATTTCGAAGAAAAAAACAATTGAAATGCTTCCTACCGTAGAAGAAAAAGGTTTGGTAAATGGCGTTATTTATCAAGACGGGCAATTTGATGATTCTCGATTGGCTATAAATATTGCTCAAACCGCAGTAGAAAAAGGAGCTTGTCTTTTAAATTATACTAAAGTGGTAAACTTATTAAAAGATGATAAAAACCAAATTATCGGTGTCGAAACCATAGATCACGAAACTGGCGATAAGTATGAAATAAAAGGTTCGGCAATTATCAATGCTACCGGAGTTTTTACAAATGCCATTATGAAACTGAACGATACCGTTTACAAAAAATATATTGTTCCGAGTCAGGGAATTCATCTTGTATTTGACAAATCATTTTTGCCAGGGGATCAAGCCTTGATGATTCCTAAAACAAGTGACGGACGAGTTTTATTTGCAGTGCCCTGGCACAATAGAATTGTAGTAGGAACTACTGATACTTTAATTAGAAAACACAGCCTTGAACCTATTGCTCTTGAAAGCGAAATTGAATTTGTTTTGGAAACTGCTCAACGTTTTCTGGCTAAAAAACCAACAAGAGCCGACGTTTTATCTGTTTTTGCAGGATTAAGACCTTTAGCTGCTCCGGAAGAGGAAGGAAAAAGCACCAAAGAAGTTTCCCGAAGTCATAAAATCATTGTTTCTGAAACCGGCTTAATCACCATTACAGGCGGCAAATGGACAACGTACCGAAAAATTGCTGAAGACATTATAAATAAAGCAATCAAAAAAGGCAAATTACCTAATAAGTCTTGTGCTACGGAACATCTTTCTATTCATGGAAATAAACCTACTACCACTTTAGACAGAATGAATCATTTGTATATCTATGGCTCAGATGTTCCTGAAATACTGGAATTACAGAAAAATGAACCCGAATTAAAAGAGAAACTTCATCCCGATCATGAATTTACAATGGCCGAAGTTGTTTGGGCGATTCGATATGAAATGGCAAGAACTGTTGATGATATTTTGGCAAGACGTGTACGTTTATTGTTCTTAGATGCCAGAGCTGCAATTGAGTCCTCAGAAAAAACAGCACGATTACTGGCAAAAGAACTCGGACATGATGAAGCCTGGGTACACAGAGAAATTGCAAATTTTAAAGGAATTTCGAAAGGCTTTCTTTTAAAAGAATTTCAATAG
- a CDS encoding GNAT family N-acetyltransferase: MSSTTEQLVLRKADISEVSVIWTIIQDAIEQRRQDGSSQWQDGYPNELTISNDIKNGYGYVLTENETILSYSAIIFDKEPAYENIEGKWLTNGDYGVVHRVAVSKLAKGKGIATKLFKNIEDLCLEKHIYSIKVDTNFDNVPMLKILDKLNYTYCGEVYFRGAARKAFEKKLV, translated from the coding sequence ATGAGCAGCACAACAGAACAACTAGTATTAAGAAAAGCTGATATTTCTGAAGTTTCTGTTATCTGGACTATCATACAAGATGCTATCGAACAAAGACGTCAAGATGGAAGTTCGCAGTGGCAAGATGGTTATCCTAATGAACTTACAATCAGTAACGATATAAAAAATGGTTATGGATACGTCCTTACAGAAAACGAAACTATTTTATCCTATTCAGCTATTATCTTTGACAAAGAACCAGCTTACGAAAATATTGAAGGTAAGTGGCTAACCAACGGAGATTATGGTGTTGTACACCGCGTAGCCGTATCAAAATTGGCTAAAGGTAAAGGCATAGCAACAAAACTTTTTAAAAATATAGAAGATTTATGTCTCGAAAAACATATATATAGCATAAAAGTAGACACTAATTTTGACAACGTTCCGATGCTGAAAATTTTAGACAAATTAAACTATACCTATTGTGGTGAAGTATATTTTAGAGGAGCAGCTCGAAAAGCTTTCGAAAAAAAGCTAGTTTAA
- a CDS encoding YeeE/YedE family protein — translation MNTLENKTTDSEGINASKKKETALGNLKYLLVGIFFGIVFVKAEIISWFRIQEMFNLESFFMYGVIGSAVAVGVISVFLIKKFNIKTLQGEKIEIQPKTFSKGQIYGGLMFGFGWAITGACPGPLFAQIGTGATVIVVTLLSAIAGTWFYGLIKDKLPH, via the coding sequence ATGAATACTTTAGAAAATAAAACTACAGATAGCGAAGGAATCAACGCAAGCAAGAAAAAAGAAACTGCCTTAGGAAATCTTAAATATTTACTAGTCGGTATCTTTTTCGGAATTGTATTTGTAAAAGCCGAAATCATCAGCTGGTTCCGCATTCAGGAAATGTTTAACTTAGAATCTTTCTTTATGTACGGCGTAATTGGAAGTGCAGTTGCAGTTGGTGTAATCTCTGTATTTCTGATTAAAAAATTCAATATCAAAACCCTTCAGGGTGAGAAAATCGAAATTCAACCCAAAACGTTCAGTAAAGGACAAATCTATGGCGGATTAATGTTTGGTTTTGGCTGGGCAATTACCGGAGCTTGTCCAGGACCGCTTTTCGCTCAAATTGGTACTGGTGCAACTGTAATTGTTGTAACTTTATTAAGCGCCATTGCAGGAACTTGGTTTTACGGTTTAATTAAAGATAAATTACCTCATTAA
- a CDS encoding YeeE/YedE family protein gives MLEIIKEPWPWYIAGPLIGLTVPILLIIGNKSFGISSSLRHICAACIPANISFFKYDWKKESWNLFFVFGIFLGGFIASYFLSNPNAVVITPELSEKLATYGITDHTGLVPAQLFSWESLLTLRGFIMIVVGGFLVGFGTRYAGGCTSGHAIMGLSNLQWPSLVATICFMIGGFVMALLILPYILSL, from the coding sequence ATGCTAGAAATCATCAAAGAACCATGGCCTTGGTATATTGCAGGTCCGTTAATTGGATTAACTGTTCCAATTTTATTAATTATCGGAAACAAATCTTTCGGGATTAGTTCTTCGTTGCGTCATATTTGTGCGGCTTGTATTCCGGCAAATATTTCATTTTTTAAATACGACTGGAAAAAAGAAAGCTGGAATTTATTCTTCGTTTTCGGAATATTTTTGGGCGGATTCATCGCTTCTTACTTTTTATCTAATCCTAATGCAGTTGTAATTACTCCTGAATTATCAGAGAAATTAGCCACTTACGGAATTACAGATCATACAGGCTTGGTTCCTGCACAATTATTTTCATGGGAAAGTCTATTAACGCTTCGCGGATTTATTATGATTGTTGTAGGCGGATTTTTAGTAGGTTTCGGGACGCGTTACGCTGGCGGTTGTACAAGCGGACATGCCATTATGGGATTATCAAACTTACAATGGCCATCATTAGTAGCCACAATCTGTTTTATGATTGGCGGTTTTGTAATGGCACTTTTGATTTTACCATATATTCTTTCACTTTAA
- a CDS encoding MBL fold metallo-hydrolase, protein MKIEQIYTGCLAQGAYYITSDGEAAIIDPLREIQPYLDRLERDQVKLKYIFETHFHADFVSGHVDLSKETGAPIIYGPNATCEFDCISAKDGQEFKVGKVTIKVLHTPGHTMESATFLLIDENGKDHAIFSGDTLFIGDVGRPDLAQKAAGMTQDQLAGILFHSLRDKIMTLADDVIVYPAHGAGSACGKNMSKETVSTIGNQKATNYALRANMTETEFIKEVTDGLLPPPAYFSMNVAMNKQGYESFETVLNNGMKAIKAEDFEAIAEETGALILDTRSAASFSKGFIPQSINIGINGDFAPWVGTLIADVKQPIILVTENGLEEETVTRLSRVGFDTIIGHLEGGFEAWQKAGFETDSVNRITADQFANEVNIKEDKIIDIRKETEYEAEHIEDAYSKPLAYINDWVKDINPNEHFYLHCAGGYRSMIAASILQARGFRNFSEVEGGFGAISKTNVPKSDFVCQSKVLK, encoded by the coding sequence ATGAAAATAGAACAAATTTACACCGGATGTTTAGCACAAGGTGCTTATTATATTACTTCAGATGGCGAAGCGGCCATTATAGATCCGCTTAGAGAAATTCAGCCTTATCTGGATCGTTTAGAACGTGATCAGGTAAAATTAAAATACATTTTTGAAACGCATTTTCACGCCGATTTTGTTTCAGGACACGTAGATTTAAGCAAAGAAACCGGAGCACCAATTATTTACGGACCAAATGCAACCTGCGAATTTGACTGCATTTCTGCAAAAGACGGACAGGAATTTAAAGTTGGAAAAGTTACTATAAAAGTTTTGCACACTCCGGGACATACAATGGAAAGTGCTACTTTTTTATTGATTGACGAAAACGGAAAAGATCACGCCATTTTCTCTGGAGATACATTATTTATTGGCGATGTAGGCCGACCTGATTTAGCCCAAAAAGCGGCGGGAATGACGCAGGATCAATTGGCCGGAATTTTATTCCATTCCTTAAGAGATAAAATCATGACTCTGGCTGATGACGTTATTGTTTATCCTGCTCACGGTGCCGGAAGTGCCTGCGGGAAAAACATGAGCAAAGAAACGGTTTCGACTATCGGGAATCAAAAAGCGACTAATTATGCTTTGCGCGCCAATATGACCGAAACTGAATTTATCAAAGAAGTGACCGATGGTTTATTGCCTCCTCCAGCCTATTTCAGCATGAACGTTGCGATGAACAAACAAGGTTATGAAAGCTTTGAAACCGTTTTAAACAACGGAATGAAAGCCATAAAAGCAGAAGATTTTGAGGCTATTGCTGAAGAAACCGGAGCATTAATTCTGGATACAAGAAGTGCAGCCAGTTTTAGCAAAGGATTTATTCCGCAATCTATCAATATAGGAATTAATGGAGATTTTGCTCCGTGGGTTGGAACTTTAATTGCCGATGTAAAACAACCTATTATATTAGTTACAGAAAATGGTCTTGAAGAAGAAACGGTAACACGTTTAAGCCGCGTAGGTTTTGATACCATAATCGGACATTTGGAAGGCGGATTTGAAGCCTGGCAAAAAGCAGGTTTCGAAACAGATTCTGTAAACCGAATTACAGCCGACCAATTTGCAAACGAAGTAAATATAAAAGAAGATAAAATTATCGATATTCGCAAAGAAACAGAATACGAAGCAGAACATATCGAAGACGCTTACAGCAAACCTTTGGCTTATATTAATGACTGGGTAAAAGACATTAACCCAAATGAGCATTTTTATTTGCATTGCGCCGGCGGTTATCGCAGTATGATTGCAGCTTCAATTTTGCAAGCGAGAGGTTTTAGAAACTTCTCTGAAGTTGAAGGGGGTTTTGGAGCAATCTCAAAAACCAATGTTCCAAAATCAGATTTTGTTTGCCAGAGTAAAGTATTAAAATAA
- a CDS encoding HD domain-containing protein, which produces MNTQDLLDQIAFIKEIDKVKYIQRKTKLFNSDRCENDAEHSWHLALMAIVLAEHSNEPIDVLKVVKMVLIHDIVEIDAGDVFIYDTIKNHSNTDAERLAANRIFGLLPKKQAEEMIAIWEEFEAGETNEAKFAKSMDRLEPLLQNTSNNGGTWKEFDVPYNKVYEKKSVIKEGSKSIWNYAEGLINESVEKGILKK; this is translated from the coding sequence ATGAACACGCAAGATTTATTAGATCAAATTGCTTTTATTAAAGAAATTGATAAAGTAAAATACATTCAGCGCAAGACAAAATTATTCAACAGTGACCGATGCGAAAATGACGCAGAGCATAGCTGGCATCTGGCTTTGATGGCAATTGTTTTGGCAGAACATTCAAATGAACCCATTGATGTTTTAAAAGTGGTAAAAATGGTTTTGATTCATGATATTGTCGAAATCGATGCGGGAGATGTTTTTATTTACGATACGATAAAAAATCATTCGAATACAGATGCAGAAAGATTAGCAGCAAATAGAATTTTTGGTTTATTACCAAAAAAGCAGGCAGAAGAAATGATTGCCATTTGGGAAGAGTTTGAAGCCGGAGAAACTAATGAAGCTAAATTTGCAAAATCAATGGATCGTTTAGAACCCTTATTGCAAAATACGTCTAACAATGGCGGTACATGGAAAGAGTTTGATGTTCCTTATAATAAAGTTTACGAAAAGAAAAGTGTCATTAAAGAAGGTTCAAAATCGATATGGAATTATGCCGAAGGTTTAATTAATGAAAGCGTAGAAAAAGGAATTCTAAAAAAATAA
- a CDS encoding cytochrome ubiquinol oxidase subunit I codes for MEEMLFYDRMQFAFTITFHYLFPQLTMGLSLIIVYFKWKYLKTNNEQYNHATHFWMKIFALNFAMGVVTGIPMEFQFGTNWAKFSELTGGIIGQTLAMEGMFSFFLESSFLGLFLFGEKLLGHKWHFVTGLLIMIGSWASGFLIIATHSWMQNPVGYEILENGKFVLNNFQALFLNPWLWPSYLHNQAASLVTSSFVVAGIGAFYILSKKNVSFGKLFLKTGVIFGLISSIIVAMPTGDLLAKNVVKYQPVTFAGMEGIFHTEKKGSEIVLIGQPDVKDKKLDNKIAVPNILSFLTYGNWDQEIKGLDQFEEDLHPTNISGLYYAYHIMVGLGTVFIGLMLISLFQLIRGKLFETKWILWSLMFMMPFPYIANTTGWYTAELGRQPWLVYNLLRTASGASPTVSSGNTLFTLLGFIGLYLLLGMLFLLLIGKIINKGPHHVELSTEKI; via the coding sequence ATGGAAGAAATGCTCTTTTATGACCGAATGCAATTCGCCTTCACCATTACTTTTCATTATCTTTTTCCACAACTTACAATGGGTCTTTCGCTCATCATTGTTTACTTCAAGTGGAAATACTTAAAAACAAATAACGAACAATACAATCACGCCACTCATTTCTGGATGAAAATCTTTGCCCTGAATTTTGCGATGGGCGTTGTAACCGGAATCCCAATGGAGTTTCAGTTTGGAACCAACTGGGCGAAGTTCTCCGAATTAACCGGAGGAATTATCGGTCAGACCTTGGCCATGGAAGGAATGTTTTCTTTCTTTCTCGAATCTTCATTTCTAGGATTATTTTTATTTGGAGAAAAACTTCTCGGCCACAAATGGCATTTTGTAACCGGATTATTAATCATGATTGGTTCCTGGGCCAGCGGGTTTTTAATTATCGCAACGCATTCGTGGATGCAAAATCCGGTAGGTTATGAAATTCTCGAAAACGGAAAATTTGTACTCAACAATTTTCAGGCATTGTTTTTAAATCCCTGGCTTTGGCCATCATATTTGCACAATCAGGCAGCTTCTTTGGTGACGAGTTCTTTTGTAGTTGCCGGAATTGGTGCTTTCTATATTTTAAGCAAAAAGAATGTTTCTTTCGGTAAATTGTTTCTGAAAACGGGGGTGATCTTCGGATTAATTTCGAGTATAATCGTTGCAATGCCAACAGGAGATTTACTGGCTAAAAATGTGGTGAAATACCAACCCGTAACTTTTGCCGGAATGGAAGGGATTTTTCATACTGAAAAGAAAGGTTCCGAAATTGTTTTAATCGGTCAGCCCGATGTAAAAGACAAAAAACTGGATAATAAAATAGCGGTTCCTAATATTCTGAGTTTCCTGACTTATGGAAACTGGGATCAGGAAATAAAAGGTTTAGACCAGTTTGAAGAAGATTTGCACCCAACTAATATTTCAGGGTTGTATTATGCTTATCATATTATGGTGGGACTCGGAACTGTTTTTATTGGTTTAATGCTAATCTCACTTTTTCAGTTAATAAGAGGAAAATTATTTGAAACCAAATGGATTTTGTGGTCATTAATGTTCATGATGCCATTTCCATACATTGCTAATACTACAGGCTGGTACACGGCAGAATTAGGAAGACAGCCCTGGCTGGTTTATAATTTATTGCGAACAGCATCCGGAGCCTCTCCAACGGTTTCATCCGGAAATACCTTGTTTACATTATTAGGTTTTATTGGTTTATACCTTTTACTTGGAATGTTGTTTTTGCTTTTGATTGGAAAAATTATCAATAAAGGCCCGCATCATGTGGAACTTTCAACAGAAAAAATATAA
- the cydB gene encoding cytochrome d ubiquinol oxidase subunit II has protein sequence MEFFWYVVLMGILAVYLVLDGYDFGAGIIHLFFADTEKDKKAITSAIGPFWDANEVWLIAAGGVLFFAFPTLYASSFSGFYLPLIMILWLLIFRAIGLEMRGQIHHPMWETIWDKAFGIASLLLALFFGIALGNIVRGVNLGMVQNGVSTQEAHYFFLPLWNPTFSPQADELGIIDWFTLFLGIVSVVALTIHGANWIIYKTNSSLNPKLKNVVFKLNIVLLILVFISLQIWHFIEPKPFHNFIENPILWFFPLMTFVGIAGLFKVRSFKKDGHGFIFSTLFLVGGFASTAVSIFPNVLPSTNKVNPSLTIYNTAAHEYGLNAGLSWFFIALFLVIIYFIIQYRVFSGKMDDIGYGEH, from the coding sequence ATGGAATTTTTTTGGTACGTAGTTTTAATGGGAATTCTGGCCGTGTATCTGGTTTTAGACGGTTATGATTTTGGCGCAGGAATTATTCATTTATTTTTTGCCGATACAGAAAAAGATAAAAAAGCAATTACAAGTGCCATTGGTCCGTTTTGGGATGCTAATGAAGTTTGGCTGATTGCAGCCGGAGGTGTTTTGTTTTTTGCCTTTCCAACTTTGTATGCTTCTTCTTTTAGCGGATTTTACCTGCCTTTGATTATGATTTTATGGCTTTTGATTTTTCGTGCGATCGGACTTGAAATGCGTGGGCAGATTCATCATCCAATGTGGGAAACCATTTGGGATAAAGCTTTTGGGATTGCAAGTTTACTTTTGGCGCTTTTCTTTGGGATTGCTTTAGGAAATATTGTTCGCGGTGTAAATCTCGGAATGGTACAAAATGGAGTTTCTACACAAGAAGCGCATTATTTCTTTTTGCCTTTATGGAATCCTACTTTTAGTCCGCAGGCAGATGAATTGGGAATTATCGACTGGTTTACACTTTTTTTAGGAATTGTAAGTGTGGTGGCGCTAACAATTCATGGTGCAAACTGGATTATTTATAAAACCAATTCTTCTCTAAACCCGAAGCTAAAAAATGTAGTTTTTAAACTGAATATCGTTTTACTGATTCTGGTTTTTATTTCGCTTCAAATCTGGCATTTTATTGAGCCAAAACCGTTTCATAATTTTATAGAAAATCCGATTCTTTGGTTTTTTCCGTTGATGACTTTTGTTGGAATTGCAGGATTGTTTAAAGTGCGATCTTTTAAAAAAGACGGTCACGGATTTATATTTTCGACCTTGTTTTTAGTGGGTGGATTTGCATCAACAGCCGTTTCGATTTTTCCGAATGTATTACCATCGACAAATAAAGTAAATCCTTCGTTAACCATTTACAACACTGCCGCTCATGAATATGGTTTGAATGCCGGATTGAGCTGGTTTTTTATTGCTTTGTTTTTGGTGATTATTTATTTTATTATTCAGTATCGGGTTTTTAGCGGGAAGATGGATGATATTGGGTATGGAGAGCATTGA
- a CDS encoding GNAT family N-acetyltransferase: MDYKIKKASLEDLNEAAELFNLYRVFYRQKSDVEKGKAFLKERLLNNESDIFLAIINEKAVGFVQLYKLFHYTKLQKQWLLSDLFVHPDFRGKGLSVALIDRSKQWCEETNACGLMLETEKTNDIGNQLYPRCGFEYDGLHNYYHWWRAEK; this comes from the coding sequence ATGGATTACAAAATCAAAAAAGCAAGTCTTGAAGATCTCAATGAAGCAGCAGAACTTTTTAATCTTTATCGTGTTTTCTATCGCCAGAAATCTGATGTAGAAAAGGGAAAAGCATTTCTTAAAGAGCGGTTGTTAAATAATGAATCAGACATTTTTTTAGCGATCATAAACGAAAAAGCTGTTGGTTTTGTACAGCTTTACAAACTATTTCATTACACAAAATTGCAAAAGCAATGGTTGTTAAGTGATCTTTTCGTACATCCTGATTTCCGTGGTAAAGGATTATCTGTTGCATTAATTGACCGTAGTAAACAATGGTGCGAAGAAACAAATGCCTGCGGTTTGATGTTGGAAACAGAAAAAACAAATGATATAGGTAATCAATTGTATCCGCGCTGTGGGTTTGAATACGACGGTTTACATAATTATTATCATTGGTGGCGAGCAGAAAAATAA